Part of the Tenebrio molitor chromosome 4, icTenMoli1.1, whole genome shotgun sequence genome, AGTTGGCAATTACCAACTTAACTTAATTGTATAGGGATTTACCATTTACTACCAacttaatttctttttttcttcttgtGCTTTCGTAAGTGCAGAGTTGTTTTCAATCGATGTTTTATGCAAATTCCTACAACactgtttctttttttgtccgtTTTCAAAGACTCCAGCGCTGCCAACAATAAATTACcaactgaaataattttgtagtCACGACAGTCATCAACTTAATTTATTCGTACCTACTCTGCAACCCCTTATCATTTATTGCGACACTCCTTACTCCTTTTTGTACATTAGTAATAATGATTCATACTCCCACTTTTTTTCTCCGTCATTAATAACAATTATCCAACTTAATTTAAGTGACAGCAACCTTGGTAGTAATTTATTCCTCAGTCCTCTCGTGCAAGCTTTTTgtcgtattttattttttcttcacattTTTGCCTCCCAACAACTTCCTAGCGTCCAAATTGCTTTATTTCCCTAAATCTCCTATCACCCAGTGACCTATTtcgattttgacatttctggAGCCCCCCCCCCACGTTCCGAATTTGAGCGTTAATTTCTGCGCAGGCCGACCTCCTGTCGAAGCTGACCGACGCCGGCGACCAGCTCGTCGTGATCGATTTCTTCGCCACCTGGTGCGGCCCCTGCAAGATGATCTCCCCGAAGTTGGAGGAGCTGGCACAAGAATTCCAGAACGTGCTCATCTTCAAGGTGAGACCGGCATCGCCCCCCTCCGTCAAATTGGCTAAATCGGTGTTTCGCAGGTGGACGTGGACGAATGCGAGGACATCGCCATGGAGTACAACATCTCCTCGATGCCCACCTTCGTCTTCGTCAAGAACAACCAGACGATCACGCAGTTCAGCGGCGCCAATTACGACAAGTTGAGGCAGCTGGTGCTGGAGAACAAGTAGATCGTAGGCGGTCgcgtttcttttttattttcgatgtACTTTAacaacacacaaaaaaaacatgcaaaatatattggaaaacttttcaaaaaacaaaaaaaaaatcaattattttttcactgCGTAGGTTCCAGTTTGTTTGTCAGTTTGTAATCTTTGATTTTGTTTATGATCGAGTGAATTGTTGTGTATTCGAGATTCACAGTAGCGCCTTACACGATGTTAAAGCATTACATACATGTATTACaaaaaagtcattaaaaaatgttgatagAACGGCCGGAGTGTTATTGACAGTTGTATAAGAAtcgaaaacaatttattttacacaATCACAAAAACATAATATTGCAATAATACACGACTACGCTAAAATTCTAACAACTATTTGTTCATATTCTTTAGATAACTCTAAAtataaagtaataaaaatgataaaaatatttgttcgtAACTctgcattaaaaaaatacaagaaaataGAGAGAgggagaagagagaaaaaagagTATCTTACAATACGATTATTCTACTAGATCTACACATTTTACAATTCTTACTGGACGGACAAGTTTCTTAAGTACATTTGATATGAGTCGTTTATAGTCTGTGACTAATCATATAAAGCTTAGGTCTT contains:
- the Trx2 gene encoding thioredoxin-2, producing MVTHINDKADLLSKLTDAGDQLVVIDFFATWCGPCKMISPKLEELAQEFQNVLIFKVDVDECEDIAMEYNISSMPTFVFVKNNQTITQFSGANYDKLRQLVLENK